The Lycium barbarum isolate Lr01 chromosome 9, ASM1917538v2, whole genome shotgun sequence genome has a segment encoding these proteins:
- the LOC132612207 gene encoding B3 domain-containing protein REM9-like, whose translation MHIVVLQKIPKGFLKYLRGYEHIEHSVLKIVGKKWLVKVNGGRLEEGWKKFAKDYDLQLGFLLIFRHEGNMEFDVSIFDSSHCDREYAEYLQEEGGGAVRTNTSTYMSKSNATEKPKPNVMSSHKDFPDVEAAKDMPLGRPHFISTIKPSCFSKYLFHIPKLFARENGLRYRKCRITMRDEQRSWAFKLYDSAGSTFIGGGWRKFCAANLLKEGDPVMFEVFSKGEEPVLKFYDLRANASLPPEEKKPNLDAKRVSTQGLRIEISDITAPKAQVPAPTSANVNPHFVSTIQSYSINRSYVCLPITFAKSNGLMDRREMILRDEKQRSWSVQLRSRGSHFAITRGWREFREANDVQVGDTYKFELINGIIPVAYFHCKYSVMPTMREALDKEQ comes from the exons ATGCATATTGTTGTTCTGCAGAAAATTCCTAAAGGTTTCTTGAAGTATCTCAGGGGATACGAGCATATTGAACACTCAGTACTGAAAATAGTGGGGAAGAAGTGGCTGGTGAAAGTGAACGGCGGACGACTGGAAGAGGGCTGGAAAAAGTTTGCAAAGGATTATGATCTGCAGTTAGGATTTTTGTTGATTTTCAGACATGAAGGAAACATGGAATTTGATGTTTCTATCTTTGATTCAAGTCATTGTGACAGAGAATATGCTGAGTATTTGCaggaagaaggaggaggagcagTGCGTACTAACACATCCACATACATGAGTAAAT CAAATGCTACAGAAAAGCCAAAGCCTAATGTCATGTCATCACACAAGGATTTCCCCGATGTAGAAGCAGCTAAGGACATGCCTCTGGGTCGCCCTCATTTCATTTCTACCATCAAGCCCAGTTGCTTTTCAAAGTATTTGTTT CATATTCCAAAACTATTTGCACGGGAAAATGGCCTCAGGTACAGGAAATGTAGGATAACGATGAGAGATGAGCAAAGGTCGTGGGCGTTTAAGCTATATGACAGTGCAGGCAGCACATTCATTGGAGGTGGATGGCGTAAATTTTGCGCTGCTAATTTGTTAAAGGAAGGAGATCCCGTAATGTTTGAGGTGTTTTCCAAGGGAGAGGAACCTGTACTCAAATTTTATG ATTTGAGAGCAAATGCATCACTTCCGCCTGAAGAAAAGAAGCCTAATTTGGATGCTAAAAGAGTTTCCACTCAAG GCCTCAGGATTGAGATCTCAGATATCACTGCTCCAAAAGCACAAGTACCTGCTCCAACATCTGCTAACGTTAACCCTCATTTTGTTTCTACTATTCAGTCTTATTCCATCAACAGATCCTACGTG TGTCTTCCAATCACTTTTGCAAAATCAAATGGCTTGATGGATCGACGTGAGATGATTCTCAGAGATGAGAAACAGAGATCATGGTCAGTGCAGCTAAGATCAAGGGGGAGTCACTTTGCAATTACCAGAGGATGGCGAGAGTTCAGGGAAGCAAATGATGTCCAAGTAGGAGATACTTACAAGTTTGAACTCATCAACGGAATAATACCTGTAGCGTATTTCCATT GTAAATATTCTGTGATGCCAACCATGAGAGAAGCCCTTGACAAGGAGCAGTGA
- the LOC132612206 gene encoding B3 domain-containing protein REM8-like, whose translation MKIPPKKPHFFKPIMPGFKNGINIPKGFLKYLKGYEHIEHAILKIEGKKWLVKVNGRRLEEGWKKFAKEQELQLGYLLIFRHEGNMEFEVTIFDSSHSDREYAEYIQIQEEEENEVEEEEEENEDEKEEEKEEEKEEEAAAAAAHILEETSKNFEFKEKSSPSIESSDTTSSDAEAAAHKPFGHSHFVYTIRPYCFAYGYLCVPRRFAFANGLITNKKCGLIIRDQMKIKSWNLRLNSCKNRFYIGEGWRKFSADNCLKEGDRIMFEVVTNGETPIWEFHVLTDAETPMRKFQEKSSSSIESSDTSSSDSEAAAHKHIGHSHFVCTLRPYCFTYGYLDMKRLMMCVNGYAPCQRVPKLFALANCLINKKYDLSIRDERQKSWNLKLTSSSAQVFIGDGWCNFIADNCLKKGDSIRFEVVTDGAAPVWKFHVVTDAENPVTKFQGKVSHLTSLLFLFDDLFYCHMYYYSVWYL comes from the exons ATGAAAATTCCTCCAAAGAAACCTCATTTTTTCAAACCTATTATGCCTGGTTTCAAGAATGGAATT AATATTCCTAAAGGTTTCTTGAAGTATCTCAAGGGATACGAGCATATTGAACACGCAATACTAAAAATAGAGGGCAAGAAATGGCTGGTGAAAGTGAACGGCCGACGACTGGAAGAGGGCTGGAAAAAGTTTGCAAAGGAGCAGGAGTTGCAGTTAGGATATTTGTTGATTTTCAGACATGAAGGAAACATGGAGTTTGAGGTTACAATATTTGATTCAAGTCACTCTGACAGAGAATATGCAGAGTATATACAAATACAAGAAGAGGAAGAAAATGAggtggaggaagaagaagaagagaacgaGGACGAGAAGGAAGAGGAAAAAGAGGaggagaaggaagaagaagcagCAGCTGCAGCAGCCCATATTCTCGAAGAGACTTCCAAGAATTTTGAATTCAAAG AAAAATCGAGCCCCAGCATCGAGTCATCAGACACGACTTCCTCCGATGCGGAAGCTGCTGcccacaagccttttggtcattctCATTTTGTATATACTATTAGACCATATTGCTTTGCATATGGTTACTTG TGTGTCCCTAGACGTTTTGCATTTGCAAACGGTCTCATCACCAACAAAAAGTGCGGTTTGATTATAAGAGATCAAATGAAAATTAAGTCGTGGAATCTAAGGTTAAATTCTTGCAAAAACCGATTCTATATTGGAGAGGGATGGCGTAAATTCAGTGCTGATAATTGCTTGAAGGAGGGAGATCGTATTATGTTTGAGGTTGTTACTAATGGAGAGACACCTATATGGGAATTTCATGTTCTTACTGATGCAGAAACTCCAATGAGGAAGTTTCAGG AAAAATCGAGCTCCAGCATCGAGTCATCAGATACATCTTCTTCTGATTCAGAAGCTGCTGCCCACAAGCATATAGGTCATTCTCATTTTGTGTGCACACTTAGACCATATTGCTTTACATATGGTTACTTG GATATGAAGCGTTTAATGATGTGTGTAAATGGTTATGCACCATGCCAGCGCGTTCCTAAACTTTTTGCACTTGCAAATTGTCTTATCAACAAGAAGTATGATTTGTCTATAAGAGATGAAAGGCAAAAGTCGTGGAATTTAAAGCTAACTTCTTCTAGCGCTCAAGTCTTTATTGGAGATGGATGGTGTAACTTCATTGCTGACAATTGCTTAAAGAAGGGAGACAGTATTAGGTTTGAGGTTGTTACTGATGGAGCGGCTCCTGTATGGAAATTTCATGTAGTTACTGATGCAGAAAATCCTGTAACGAAATTTCAGGGTAAAGTTTCTCATCTAACCAGCCTCTTATTTCTTTTTGATGATCTTTTCTATTGTCATATGTACTACTATTCTGTGTGGTATTTATGA
- the LOC132612205 gene encoding B3 domain-containing protein REM17-like translates to MCVNGYAPCQHVPKHFALANCLVNKKYLSIRDERQRSWKLKLNSCSAQVFIGDGWRNFIADNCLKEGDRIMFEVVADGEVLVWKFHVVTDAETPIRKFQDLRANTSLQPEEKKPNLDAKRASTQEKTSPSTESSDTSSSYSEATIHKPFGLSRFVCTIRPYCLKYGYLCVPQHFASANCLINKKYDLCIRDERQRSWNLKLSSCRAQVFIGDGWHNFIADNCLKEGDRVMFKVVTDGEAPVWKFHIVTDAETPIRKFQANATEKPKPHVMSSHNDFPDVEAAKDMPLGRPHFISTIKPSCFSKYLFHVPKLFALENGLRDRKCRITIRDEQRSWAFKLYDSAGSTFIGGRWNKFCTANFVKEGDPIMFELFSKGEKPVLKFHDLRANASLQPEAKEPNLDAKRVSSQSLRIETSDMTAPKAQVSTSTSANANPHFISTIKHYAIRRPFLYLPIAFAKSNGLLNRRCEMILKDEKQRSWSVQLQPRGLKFIISRGWTAFRKANDVQLGDTYKFELINNGTIPVANFHCKYSGKDVKHERSP, encoded by the exons ATGTGTGTAAATGGTTATGCACCATGTCAGCATGTTCCTAAACATTTTGCACTAGCAAATTGTCTCGTCAACAAGAAGTATTTGTCTATAAGAGATGAAAGGCAAAGGTCGTGGAAATTAAAGCTAAATTCATGTAGCGCTCAAGTCTTTATTGGAGATGGATGGCGTAACTTCATTGCTGACAATTGCTTAAAGGAGGGAGATCGTATTATGTTTGAGGTTGTTGCTGATGGAGAGGTGCTTGTATGGAAATTTCATGTAGTTACTGATGCAGAAACTCCAATAAGGAAATTTCAGG ATTTGAGAGCAAATACATCACTTCAGCCTGAAGAAAAGAAGCCTAATTTGGATGCTAAAAGAGCTTCCACTCAAG AAAAAACGAGCCCCAGCACCGAGTCATCAGACACGTCTTCTTCCTATTCAGAAGCTACCATTCACAAGCCTTTTGGTCTTTCTCGTTTTGTATGCACTATTAGACCATATTGCCTTAAATATGGCTATTTG TGTGTTCCTCAACATTTTGCAAGTGCAAACTGTCTCATCAACAAGAAGTATGATTTGTGTATAAGAGATGAAAGGCAAAGGTCGTGGAATTTAAAGTTAAGTTCTTGTAGAGCTCAAGTCTTTATTGGGGATGGATGGCATAACTTCATTGCTGACAATTGCTTAAAGGAGGGTGATCGTGTTATGTTTAAGGTTGTTACTGATGGAGAGGCGCCTGTATGGAAATTTCATATAGTCACTGATGCAGAAACTCCAATAAGGAAATTTCAGG CAAATGCTACAGAAAAGCCAAAGCCTCATGTCATGTCATCACACAATGATTTCCCCGATGTAGAAGCAGCTAAGGACATGCCTCTGGGTCGCCCTCATTTTATTTCTACCATCAAGCCCAGTTGCTTTTCAAAGTATTTGTTT CATGTTCCAAAACTATTTGCACTGGAAAATGGCCTCAGAGACAGGAAATGTAGGATAACGATAAGAGATGAGCAAAGGTCATGGGCGTTTAAGCTGTATGACAGTGCAGGCAGCACTTTCATTGGAGGTAGATGGAATAAATTTTGCACTGCTAATTTCGTAAAGGAAGGAGATCCCATAATGTTTGAGTTGTTTTCCAAGGGAGAGAAACCTGTACTGAAATTTCACG ATTTGAGAGCAAATGCATCACTTCAGCCGGAAGCAAAGGAGCCAAATTTGGATGCCAAAAGGGTTTCCTCTCAAA GCCTCAGGATTGAGACCTCAGATATGACTGCTCCAAAAGCACAAGTGTCTACTTCAACATCTGCTAATGCTAACCCTCATTTTATTTCTACTATTAAGCATTACGCCATCCGCAGACCCTTTTTG TATCTTCCAATCGCTTTTGCAAAATCAAATGGCTTGTTGAATCGACGTTGTGAGATGATTCTCAAAGATGAGAAACAGAGATCATGGTCGGTGCAGCTACAACCAAGGGGACTTAAATTTATAATTAGCAGGGGATGGACAGCATTCAGGAAAGCAAATGATGTCCAATTAGGAGATACTTACAAGTTTGAACTCATCAACAACGGAACAATACCTGTAGCGAATTTCCATT GTAAATATTCTGGGAAGGATGTCAAGCATGAGAGAAGCCCTTGA